One window from the genome of Rufibacter tibetensis encodes:
- a CDS encoding Crp/Fnr family transcriptional regulator, protein MAQDLLIAALAQHVSLTPEEMEAFLAICTVHEAQKKEYLLRTGEQNHDMYFVQRGCLRSFIIDKAGKEVNLEFAVEGYWISDVAFNKPALLSIQALEKTQYFQININAFEDLTQEHPVFNLFFRKLLQNGHFTFKKRMLSSMTQTAAENYRDFLLKFPNLGQRIPQYHIAAYLGITPEFFSTIKSEGMDMYQQAIS, encoded by the coding sequence TTGGCTCAAGACCTCCTCATCGCTGCCCTTGCCCAACACGTCTCTCTCACGCCCGAGGAGATGGAGGCGTTCCTGGCCATCTGCACCGTGCACGAGGCACAGAAGAAAGAGTATTTACTACGCACCGGCGAGCAGAACCATGACATGTATTTTGTACAGCGTGGCTGTCTACGGTCGTTTATCATAGACAAAGCCGGTAAAGAAGTGAACCTGGAGTTTGCTGTGGAAGGCTACTGGATCAGTGATGTGGCGTTCAACAAACCGGCGCTGCTTTCTATCCAGGCACTGGAGAAAACCCAATATTTTCAGATCAACATCAACGCCTTTGAAGACCTCACGCAAGAGCATCCTGTTTTCAACTTGTTTTTCCGAAAACTGCTCCAAAACGGCCACTTCACATTTAAGAAGCGAATGCTCTCCAGCATGACACAGACAGCCGCCGAGAACTACCGTGATTTCCTGCTCAAATTCCCGAACCTAGGCCAGCGCATTCCGCAGTACCACATTGCGGCATATCTGGGCATCACGCCCGAGTTCTTCAGCACCATCAAATCTGAAGGCATGGATATGTACCAGCAGGCCATTTCTTAA
- a CDS encoding NAD(P)H-dependent flavin oxidoreductase, with product MQNRITQLFNIQYPIIQAGMIWCSGWELASAVSNAGGLGLLGAGSMYPDVLREHIQKCKKTTDKPFGVNVPLLYPDLEEHFRIIMEEKVPVVVTSAGNPKTWTKKLQDKGSKVVHVVSNVKFARKCEEAGVDAIVAEGFEAGGHNGREETTTFCLIPLVRQAVNLPLIAAGGIANGAGIFGALALGAEGVQVGSRFVASIESSAHQSFKDRVVAAQEGDTELSLKQLTPVRLLKNKFYQDVKAAELRGASNLELVELLGSRRAKRGMYEGDLEEGELEIGQAAAIVNDIKPAGDILREMWQEFEAAKARFCGEWR from the coding sequence ATGCAAAACCGAATCACCCAACTCTTCAACATACAATACCCTATCATACAAGCCGGCATGATCTGGTGCAGCGGCTGGGAACTGGCTTCGGCGGTGAGCAACGCTGGTGGGCTAGGGCTCCTCGGCGCTGGCTCCATGTACCCCGATGTGCTGCGCGAGCATATCCAGAAATGTAAAAAGACCACAGACAAACCCTTTGGCGTAAACGTGCCTTTGCTGTACCCAGATCTGGAAGAACACTTCAGGATTATCATGGAAGAGAAAGTGCCGGTTGTAGTCACTTCCGCCGGTAACCCGAAAACCTGGACGAAGAAGCTACAGGACAAGGGTTCCAAAGTAGTGCATGTGGTGAGCAACGTTAAGTTTGCCCGCAAGTGCGAAGAAGCCGGAGTAGACGCCATCGTGGCCGAAGGATTTGAAGCCGGAGGACACAACGGACGCGAAGAAACTACCACGTTTTGCTTGATTCCGCTGGTGCGCCAAGCCGTAAATTTACCCTTGATTGCAGCCGGAGGCATTGCCAACGGGGCGGGTATCTTTGGCGCACTCGCCTTAGGAGCTGAGGGTGTGCAGGTAGGAAGCCGGTTCGTGGCCAGTATAGAATCAAGCGCGCATCAAAGCTTCAAAGACCGCGTAGTAGCAGCCCAAGAGGGAGACACTGAACTTTCTCTAAAGCAACTCACACCCGTCCGCCTGCTTAAAAACAAGTTCTACCAGGACGTGAAAGCTGCTGAACTCCGAGGCGCTTCTAACCTGGAGTTAGTGGAACTGTTAGGCTCCCGCCGAGCCAAACGTGGCATGTACGAAGGCGATCTGGAAGAAGGAGAACTGGAGATTGGGCAAGCCGCTGCCATTGTCAACGACATCAAACCTGCCGGAGACATCCTGCGCGAGATGTGGCAGGAGTTTGAAGCCGCCAAAGCGAGGTTTTGCGGAGAGTGGCGGTAG
- a CDS encoding sugar phosphate nucleotidyltransferase has protein sequence MKAVIPVAGMGARLRPHTHTQPKALVPIAGKAILGHIIERLQAAGVTQFVLVVGYLGEKIMHYVQRKYPHIHAEFVVQQPREGLGHALWWARETFRHEKNVLIQLGDTIVDVDMEEFFSSEHTMLAVKPVKNPTMFGIAEMDNSGFITKVIEKPKIPKSNFALVGLYKIAHPAKLAEALEYIVANDIRTQSEHHLTDALMHMIQNGEKMVSRTVDHWFDCGRKDTLLQANATLLNRPEFKRVEYPDFPNTIIIPPVSIGKGVQISNSIVGPNVAIGESAILNYTIVRNSIIGGYAELGYAVLEDSLVGSDSALKGLSQRLNIGDSTEIDFSH, from the coding sequence ATGAAAGCAGTTATTCCGGTGGCTGGTATGGGAGCCCGTTTACGGCCCCACACCCACACCCAACCCAAGGCCTTGGTTCCTATTGCCGGCAAAGCCATTCTGGGTCATATCATTGAACGGTTACAGGCCGCGGGCGTCACCCAATTTGTGTTGGTAGTAGGTTATCTGGGCGAGAAAATCATGCATTATGTGCAGCGCAAATACCCACATATACACGCTGAGTTTGTAGTACAACAACCCCGCGAAGGCTTGGGCCACGCATTGTGGTGGGCCCGTGAGACGTTCCGCCACGAGAAGAACGTGCTCATCCAGCTGGGCGATACCATTGTGGATGTAGACATGGAGGAGTTCTTTTCTTCTGAACACACCATGCTGGCCGTAAAACCGGTGAAAAACCCTACCATGTTTGGCATTGCCGAAATGGACAACAGCGGCTTTATCACCAAAGTGATTGAAAAGCCCAAAATCCCTAAATCGAATTTCGCGCTGGTGGGCCTCTACAAGATTGCACACCCCGCCAAGTTAGCTGAGGCCCTGGAATACATTGTCGCCAACGACATCAGGACACAGAGCGAGCACCACCTCACTGATGCCCTCATGCACATGATCCAGAACGGCGAGAAAATGGTCTCCCGCACCGTGGACCATTGGTTTGACTGTGGCCGCAAAGACACCCTGCTGCAAGCCAACGCCACGCTTCTGAACCGCCCGGAATTCAAGCGCGTGGAGTACCCTGATTTTCCTAACACCATCATTATTCCGCCGGTAAGCATTGGCAAAGGCGTGCAGATCTCCAACTCCATTGTGGGACCAAACGTGGCCATTGGCGAGAGCGCCATTCTCAACTACACCATTGTGCGCAATTCCATTATCGGTGGGTATGCTGAACTGGGCTATGCCGTGCTGGAAGACTCACTAGTAGGATCAGACTCGGCGTTGAAAGGCCTCAGCCAGCGCCTCAACATTGGTGACAGCACCGAGATTGATTTTAGCCATTAA
- a CDS encoding LemA family protein, producing MKKLLLYLVGFVILASQSSCGYNDMVQKDEQVASQWAQVQNSYQRRADLVPNLVNTVKGAANFEKTTLTDVIEARAKATSVNLNADQLTPENIQKFQAAQGQLSGSLSRLLATVEAYPDLKSNQNFLELQAQLEGTENRISVERQKFNSTVQDYNSYIRAFPRNFFAGWFGFERKGYFEADAGAQKAPTVQF from the coding sequence ATGAAAAAACTATTGCTTTACCTTGTCGGCTTTGTGATTCTGGCCTCGCAGAGTTCCTGCGGATACAATGATATGGTGCAGAAAGACGAGCAGGTCGCCAGCCAGTGGGCACAAGTGCAGAACTCTTACCAGCGCCGTGCAGACCTGGTGCCTAACCTGGTAAACACCGTGAAAGGAGCCGCCAATTTTGAGAAAACAACGCTTACCGACGTGATTGAGGCCCGCGCCAAGGCTACCAGTGTAAACCTGAATGCTGACCAGCTTACCCCAGAGAACATACAGAAGTTCCAGGCGGCGCAAGGGCAGTTAAGCGGCTCATTATCCAGGTTACTGGCTACCGTAGAAGCTTACCCAGACCTGAAATCAAACCAAAACTTCCTGGAACTGCAGGCCCAGTTGGAAGGCACTGAAAACCGGATATCGGTAGAGCGACAGAAATTCAACTCCACTGTGCAGGATTATAACTCGTACATCAGGGCTTTCCCGCGTAACTTCTTCGCCGGTTGGTTTGGCTTTGAGCGGAAAGGTTACTTTGAAGCAGATGCGGGTGCCCAAAAAGCACCAACGGTCCAGTTCTAA
- a CDS encoding TPM domain-containing protein: MPRDTITEADEAIIVQAIQEAERNTSGEVRVHIEDTCEGEVLDRATQVFAYLHMHKTKLRNGVLFYVAMKSHKFAVLGDAGINAVVPKDFWVEINKVVIADFKEGKYAEGLRKGITMAGEQLKSYFPYAGDHKDINELSDDISFGSTLDENQK, encoded by the coding sequence ATGCCCCGCGACACCATCACAGAAGCAGACGAAGCCATTATAGTGCAGGCCATTCAGGAAGCTGAACGAAACACTTCCGGCGAGGTACGGGTGCACATTGAAGACACCTGTGAAGGCGAGGTATTAGACAGAGCCACCCAGGTGTTTGCGTATCTGCACATGCACAAGACTAAGCTGCGCAACGGAGTCTTGTTCTACGTGGCCATGAAAAGCCATAAGTTTGCCGTCTTAGGCGATGCCGGTATTAACGCCGTAGTACCAAAAGACTTCTGGGTAGAAATCAACAAAGTGGTCATCGCAGATTTCAAAGAAGGCAAGTACGCCGAAGGGCTGCGCAAAGGCATTACCATGGCAGGAGAGCAGCTTAAAAGTTATTTCCCTTACGCCGGGGACCATAAAGATATCAATGAGCTGTCTGATGATATCTCCTTTGGTAGTACCCTTGACGAGAATCAAAAGTAA
- a CDS encoding TPM domain-containing protein — protein sequence MRKSIWLLGVLWLWAGLGMAQDFPPRPSPPRLVNDLANILSPEEEQALEQKLVNYGDSTSTQIAVVNITSIGGYDISDYAFRLAEQWGIGQKGKNNGILILTAVNERRVFIATGYGMEGVVPDAIAKRITEYTIKPEYQQGRYYAGLDKGTSFIIDVASGEYKADPRQRQGEGKGGIPFLWIIIGVLILIFIISRRGGGGRGGRGGMRTLGGPFFPPVIFGDFSGGRGMFGGGGGGFGGGGGGGFGGFGGGSFGGGGAGSSW from the coding sequence ATGAGAAAATCTATCTGGCTTCTGGGGGTATTGTGGCTTTGGGCAGGACTAGGCATGGCGCAGGATTTTCCGCCGCGTCCTTCTCCGCCGCGTCTGGTCAATGATCTGGCCAACATCCTTTCCCCGGAAGAAGAGCAAGCCCTAGAACAAAAGCTGGTCAATTACGGTGACAGTACCTCCACGCAGATTGCGGTAGTAAACATTACCTCTATTGGGGGCTATGATATCTCAGATTACGCCTTCCGGTTAGCCGAGCAGTGGGGCATTGGCCAGAAAGGCAAAAACAACGGTATTCTTATTCTTACCGCGGTAAATGAACGCCGCGTGTTCATTGCCACCGGCTACGGCATGGAAGGCGTTGTGCCAGACGCTATTGCCAAACGCATCACAGAGTACACCATCAAACCCGAGTACCAGCAGGGCCGCTACTATGCCGGTCTGGACAAAGGCACCAGTTTCATCATTGACGTGGCCAGCGGCGAGTACAAGGCAGACCCTAGACAGCGCCAAGGCGAAGGTAAGGGCGGTATTCCCTTCCTGTGGATTATCATTGGCGTGCTGATTCTTATCTTCATCATCAGCCGTAGAGGCGGAGGTGGCCGGGGTGGACGCGGGGGCATGCGTACCTTGGGCGGACCATTCTTCCCTCCTGTGATCTTCGGAGACTTCTCTGGTGGCCGCGGCATGTTCGGCGGTGGTGGTGGCGGCTTTGGAGGAGGCGGCGGAGGTGGTTTCGGCGGCTTTGGAGGTGGTAGCTTTGGAGGCGGTGGAGCTGGTTCTAGTTGGTAA